The genomic interval CTGAAGAAAGAAGGTCCTCCTCTCTGGTATTGGTCCCTTTATGACAGTGAATTCTACAGGGAAGGAGAAGCCGAATATAGAAACTGGAGAACTGGAGAGCCGAATAACCAGGGAGGGATTGAAAACTGTGTTGTCATCGATGACGGGGGACAATTCCGGGATACTTCATGTTCTTCCCAAAGGCAGTTCATTTGCTATGATGGTAAAGacacaatacatttataaaataatgtgTGCATGTCAAACTATTTCAAATATTCCATTTAGATGTTTTTGCATTGTATCATTATTTTCATGCAACTAAGCACTTCTTTaattctcatttctgtaatgtGAAATTTTAATAgtttaagtatttaaaaaacatattacttTTAAACATTCCTATACTTTGTATGAAAAAAAGCAAacatgatattaaaaatatatgtttccAAAATTAAATAAGTGGCTTTAATTTGTCAATGTACTAAAGCCAAAGGAAATTATTAGAATATTATCTGTAAAATATTTCCgcaattttaatttgtttgtatAGTCACAATGATTATGTTGTAAAGCTGCTTTTCAGGAAATAGTGTCATAACCAGAAAGCAAGCTTAGGACAGCCATAATGATGAATAATTAGAAAGatacaaaatgtacacaaacttCTTATGAACAAATATGTACAAGGAAGGAGAAAGTTAAATCTTAGAAAGTTAAACTATAtgcatatttctttttattaCTTAATGCAACATATTATAATTCTCTCTGAATTTTGCCCGGACCCCAGTTTGGAAACTCTTTGTGTAATAAATAAAGattcaaaaacaattataatgttTCATGATGCAGAACATGTCAACTtctcaaaagtatttcatgtcaacatgTTCTCTTATTGTTATTAGGAAATGTGAATGTTATACAGAGGTACGTGATTATCAATCAACCAATGACCTGGAACAATGCTCAGACACACTgcagaaagacacacacagatcTGGTCAGTATCAGGAACCTGGAGGAGAACCAACAGGTCCACGCACTAGTACCAGCAGGAGTTGTGGCCTTCATCGGCCTCTTTAAAGATCCTTTCAGATGGTCAGACAACAGCCGTTCTTCATTCAGACGCTGGTCTTTAAACGAGCCAGACAACAGTGGACCGTGTGTTGAGCACATTTTTCAGCTAAATGCATGGAAAGATCAGAACTGCAGCACAGCAAGACCGTTCATCTGCACCAGTGGTGAGCTGCTTTTATATCAGTTTCTGGTTGTTTTCCCACTCTACCATCAGAGCAGTTCAAGTTTGAAGAACCACCTGAATGCAAAGCGAATTCACAGTCAACCCAGCCGATTATATTATGGATAAATTTGCCTATATAGAATAGAGTGAAATATGGATATTACTAAATTTACACAGGAATCACAATCGTGTGTACTAAACCCCCAAACGTTGATTATTGATTCTCAAGCAAAGCAAACCGAAGACACATACAGACCCAATGGAGGGAATATTTCTACACAGATTAGGCAAAAAACAGAGCAAATGTAGTAGAGATGGCTAAATTGGCTAAAATAAGGCTACATCAATAAGGCCTTTACATACACACCAATACCCTGATAACTCCCAAATATCAGCTTTTTAAAATCCAACTAAGCAAGAAAtccgtgtttacatgacatttcaaataATCCTGTTATTCTCTGCTCCTGACATCAAATCATGAAGAGGCATGCGCAtgacacttgtgcacattggataaaccGAGtttaggtgtttacatgcaacatcaAATCGGCgtgatgggcaaaaatctacccatgttgATATGTTTATTCTTACACTGTTTATGACACTTAAACTGATAAAGGAATGTGttaattcattta from Myxocyprinus asiaticus isolate MX2 ecotype Aquarium Trade chromosome 1, UBuf_Myxa_2, whole genome shotgun sequence carries:
- the LOC127447960 gene encoding C-type mannose receptor 2-like — translated: MMNLILFIFGSCISSGLSKKFVFVNELKTYDDAQSFCRKHHNDLASIEDLTDLNDLQTAVSGITEPSAWIGLKKEGPPLWYWSLYDSEFYREGEAEYRNWRTGEPNNQGGIENCVVIDDGGQFRDTSCSSQRQFICYDGNVNVIQRYVIINQPMTWNNAQTHCRKTHTDLVSIRNLEENQQVHALVPAGVVAFIGLFKDPFRWSDNSRSSFRRWSLNEPDNSGPCVEHIFQLNAWKDQNCSTARPFICTSVLKKTQILKVKVKSSLNVNYPAIMTTLLQKIQQKLVDLGMSTDAKLVWRVQSYGAVFHTVQNKKQSALSVC